One stretch of Rana temporaria chromosome 10, aRanTem1.1, whole genome shotgun sequence DNA includes these proteins:
- the LOC120916554 gene encoding uncharacterized protein LOC120916554, with amino-acid sequence MGVFFPKQVRIGDSEKGVFPRVLIPSATEVPGHSASQSQGKSRSSSGGLEGSGGPKCCLQSPKRRGEKRVLLPRFRGKETLWQVQVNPKPETAEQVSNIQKIPYGVNFHGKGPPTTELLYGLPGPQGRVPARTHCRGVSGVSTASDRLGNFGGAPTVPGLAIRSILLTPRVHKGPGGTNSFSASSGSGYNSVPGRPVSFCSLSGTSIQGPGTNQKDPYGPRLAVKPGKIQSNTIATHSLFRVHPGLHPAKGLPSIREGSKVRKVGIYPPGQPSGFNQIPDVNTRTVNFHSTGSPVGRDSLSGPAGLCTQNLGPQLRTPRRPGTGPKSGKEIPLVVEKDHQFVAGSSMAYPVSTGCHHRRQRQRLGGSPGCTSSTGCLGSGRAETFLQLEGAEGDRVSSHLLSGETSRTPRPGEVRQCVGRGLCEQTGWHQVCSPVGHNNKNLSLGRNKHPVLISSFSKGDRKQYSGFPQSKSTEGRRVVPQSGGLPSFGQEMGVSGDRSLRIQGERKNTLVFLSGQGRGSKRDRCPIPELAIRDLLRLPTPSSSTTGPEKISAGEHLTYPCGTPLAQEGLVFGSQATDHRTPSFSSSSRGSPLAGSSSMPTGTQVEPCGVVTEESLLRSRGFSDKLTATLLNSRKKETRSIYRKVWLRFNTWCQEFSFPTQSHKSVLEFLQCGADKGLSVSTLKGQVSALSVFLESPLASNPWVIRFFRALSRQKPSQGPPFPKWDLSLVLQVLTGLPFEPLDRCSLKDLTFKTVFLVAVTTARRVSELEALSIRPPFCVIFPDRVVFKTDPAFLPKVASKFHRSQEVVLPSFCSNPSGEREFKFSTLDVRRCILQYLELTRAFRKSDSLFVLFSGTRKGQKASRRTIARWLRLVIGQAYSLTGREVPTGIKAHSTRAVATSQAERAGATPDQICKAATWSSYATFIKHYRVDLVSAGEQAFGRKVLQAVVPP; translated from the coding sequence atgggagtcTTTTTCCCCAAACAGGTACGTATTGGCGATAGTGAGAAGGGGGTATTCCCTAGAGTTCTCATCCCTTCCGCCACAGAGGTACCTGGTCACTCAGCTTCCCAGAGCCAAGGAAAAAGCAGAAGCTCTAGTGGGGGCCttgagggatctggaggtccaaaatgttgtttgcagagtcccaaaaggagaggagaaaagagggttTTACTCCCACGTTTTCGTGGTAAAGAAACCCTCTGGCAAGtacaggttaatcctaaaccTGAAACCGCTGAACAAGTCAGTAACATACAAAAGATTCCGTATGGAGTCAATTTTCACGGTAAGGGCCCTCCTACCACAGAATTGCTTTATGGTCTCCCTGGACCTcagggacgcgtacctgcacgtaCCCATTGCAGAGGGGTCTCAGGAGTTTCTACGGCTAGCGATAGACTTGGGAACTTCGGTGGTGCACCTACAGTTCCAGGCCTTGCCATTCGGTCTATCCTCCTCACCCCgcgtgttcacaaaggtcctggCGGAACCAATAGCTTTTCTGCGTCTTCAGGGAGTGGGtataatagcgtacctggacgacctgttTCTTTTTGCAGCCTCTCCGGAACAAGTATCCAGGGACCTGGAACTAACCAAAAAGACCCTTATGGACCTAGGTTGGCTGTTAAACCTGGAAAAATCCAGTCTAATACCATCGCAACGCATTCCTTATTTAGGGTACACCCTGGACTCCACCCTGCTAAGGGTCTTCCTTCCATTAGAGAAGGCTCTAAAGTTAGAAAAGTCGGTATCTAccctccagggcagccatcaggtttCAATCAGATTCCTGATGTCAACACTAGGACTGTTAACTTCCACTCTACCGGCAGTCCAGtgggcagggattcactttcgGGCCCTGCAGGCCTTTGTACTCAGAATCTGGGACCACAGCTCAGAACACCTAGACGTCCTGGTACAGGTCCCAAGTCAGGTAAagagatccctctggtggtggagaaagatcACCAATTTGTCGCAGGGTCGTCTATGGCATATCCGGTCTCCACTGGTTGTCACCACAGACGCCAGCggcagaggttggggggctcaccTGGGTGTACTTCCAGCACAGGGTGTTTGGGAAGTGGCAGAGCTGAAACATTCCTCCAactggaaggagctgagggcGATCGGGTTAGCTCTCATCTTCTTTCAGGAGAGACTTCGAGGACACCACGTCCAGGTGAGGTCAGACAATGCGTCGGCCGTGGCCTATGTGAACAAACAGGGTGGCACCAGGTGTGTAGCCCTGTCGGCCATAACAACAAGAATCTTTCGCTGGGCCGAAACAAACACCCTGTCCTTATCAGCAGTTTTTCTAAGGGGGATAGAAAACAGTACAGCGGATTTCCTCAGTCGAAGTCAACTGAGGGAAGACGAGTGGTCCCTCAATCAGGAGGTCTTCCATCTTTTGGTCAAGAGATGGGGGTCTCCGGAGATAGATCTCTTCGCATCCAGGGAGAACGCAAAAACACATTGGTTTTTCTCTCGGGGCAGGGGAGAGGGAGCAAGAGGGATAGATGCCCTATCCCAGAGCTGGCGATTCGGGATTTGTTACGCCTTCCCACCCCCAGCTCTTCTACCACTGGTCCTGAGAAAATTTCAGCTGGAGAACACCTCACTTATCCTTGTGGCACCCCactggcccaagagggcttgGTTTTCGGTTCTCAAGCAACTGACCACAGaaccccctctttttcttcctcttcgagaggatctcctctcgcaGGGTCCAGTTCTATGCCCACAGGTACACAGGTGGAACCTTGCGGCGTGGTTACTGAGGAGTCCTTGCTGAGGTCCAGAGGTTTTTCGGACAAACTGACTGCCACCCTTCTTAACAGTAGGAAGAAGGAGACACGTTCTATTTATAGAAAAGTTTGGCTTCGTTTTAATACTTGGTGCCAGGAATTTTCCTTTCCAACACAAAGCCACAAGTCCGTTCTAGAGTTTCTCCAGTGCGGAGCGGATAAAGGCTTGTCAGTGAGTACCCTTAAAGGCCAGGTCTCAGCCCTCAGTGTGTTTCTAGAGAGCCCTCTAGCATCCAATCCTTGGGTCATCAGGTTCTTTAGGGCTTTGTCCAGACAGAAACCTTCCCAGGGACCTCCCTTCCCCAAGTGGGATCTATCACTAGTTTTACAGGTGCTAACAGGGTTGCCCTTTGAACCCTTAGACAGGTGTTCGTTAAAGGATTTAACGTTTAAAACAGTCTTTTTAGTTGCAGTGACTACTGCCAGGAGGGTCAGTGAATTGGAAGCCCTGTCCATTCGTCCTcctttttgtgtaatttttccGGATCGAGTTGTTTTTAAAACCGATCCGGCCTTCCTTCCGAAAGTGGCTTCCAAGTTTCATAGAAGCCAGGAGGTTGTGTTACCTTCATTTTGTTCCAATCCCTCTGGTGAAAGGGAATTTAAGTTTAGTACACTAGATGTTAGGAGATGCATCCTACAGTACTTGGAGCTGACTCGGGCTTTTAGGAAGTCAGACTCTTTGTTCGTTTTGTTTTCTGGGACCAGAAAGGGACAGAAAGCGTCTCGGCGCACAATTGCTAGGTGGCTTAGACTAGTTATTGGGCAGGCTTACTCCTTGACTGGTAGGGAAGTCCCTACAGGAATTAAGGCACACTCTACTCGAGCGGTGGCTACTTCTCAGGCTGAAAGGGCTGGAGCGACGCCAGATCAAATATGCAAAGCCGCAACTTGGTCCAGCTACGCCACTTTCATCAAGCATTATAGAGTAGACTTGGTGTCAGCAGGTGAACAAGCCTTTGGGAGAAAAGTCTTGCAAGCCGTGGTCCCACCCTAA